A segment of the Gammaproteobacteria bacterium genome:
CTGATAAATTGGTAGGCCGGCTTGGATAGCGAGCCGATGTCCCTTGAGTGTGCCCTTTGGCATGTACGTGCTAATGCCGAATAAAAGATCGACGCGTTCGCCGCCACGTCGATCTGGATCGGCAGTCGGAACCACGGTTGGATTTAGGTCGGGATCGGCCCCGTCTATATTCTCCCAAACCTCACCATCGATCCGAACGAATGGGGCAAGCCAGTCCGTCCACTTCCAGGATCCCCAGGCACTTATGCTATATCGGTTCCCCAACGTATAGTCATTGCTGTTTTCGCCAAGCCTAATCGTCGCATCCACTTCGCCGCCCCAAGCCCAGTTTTCCTTTTCACCCAAATATGTGATTCTCGGATGCAGATCGAACGTCCCGGAGCCCAATTGCATAGGGTAGGGCAACCTCTTCTTGCCCTGAGCAGGATTAGCCAGGAAATCTTTTTTATTGATAGATCCGGTAGGAAAACTCACTGCGCCGTTGAAAATTAAACGGTGCTCGTCGAAATTACGCCTATAGAAAGTATAAAGCGCGCCCACATTGAGGTCGCCAATTCCCTCCGACCTAGTCGTGAAACGGACCCCCGTTCGCGTTACGTGATCCATCTCAAGCTGGATGTAAGGAAGCATAGCCATTATGGTCAGGTCGTCTGATGGCGCGTACATGAGCATGGGCATGTGCATTTTCATGGTCATATCGGTAGGGGTCACCGGAAAATCGGCGAGCACATCACTGTCGCTTAGCTGTTTGGTCCCGTCCCGATTTCCGTCCATGCTCATGAACATGAACTGGTAACCAAGCATCCAATCGCCTTCCAAATGCGTATGCGTTCCCAAAACGTTGATCGAAATGACATCAACCTCCAATAGCTCTTCCAGAGTAAGGTCTGAAAAGTCCGTTGGCTGCTTTTCACTATGTTCTGAGCCTTCAGCCGAGGCCACTATTGGGAACGCTGATAAGAAGAGAACAAGGAGAGTTGTTCTCATCGTGGCCATGTTATCATGGCCAGACATAGGTGAATTTCGATCGGCACGAGGTCTGAAAGCGGTATGACCGCCTGAAATTAATTCCTTACCGTCGCGCCAAACGAGATTCTGAACCGACTCGGAGTTTGAACAAACACGCATGTGCTCTCTGCCAAGCGGAGATCAGGGTTTTCCCAAAATGAGCCGACAATTCACAAAGACACGTCTCCGCTTGATAAATGAT
Coding sequences within it:
- a CDS encoding transporter, with the translated sequence MRTTLLVLFLSAFPIVASAEGSEHSEKQPTDFSDLTLEELLEVDVISINVLGTHTHLEGDWMLGYQFMFMSMDGNRDGTKQLSDSDVLADFPVTPTDMTMKMHMPMLMYAPSDDLTIMAMLPYIQLEMDHVTRTGVRFTTRSEGIGDLNVGALYTFYRRNFDEHRLIFNGAVSFPTGSINKKDFLANPAQGKKRLPYPMQLGSGTFDLHPRITYLGEKENWAWGGEVDATIRLGENSNDYTLGNRYSISAWGSWKWTDWLAPFVRIDGEVWENIDGADPDLNPTVVPTADPDRRGGERVDLLFGISTYMPKGTLKGHRLAIQAGLPIYQSLDGPQLETDWQITVGWQWVF